Within Actinoplanes sp. L3-i22, the genomic segment TCGTCGATCGACAGCAACTCGAACCCCATGACCGAGGCCACCCGAGCCGACGCCTCGAGGCCCTCGACAGGATCCTGCCCCCGATACACCTGGTAGATCGCCTTCAGCTCAGCCGGCAGCACCACACCGAGCCGCTCCTCAACCGCAGCGATCTCCGACGCACTCGCCCCGACGAGAGCACCCCCGGCGCCGCCCAAATCGCCCAAATCGGCCTCCAAAGAGCCACCCACCGCCGAGCCGGCCTCCGAAGAGACGCCAACCGCCGAGCCGGCCTCCGAAGAGACGCCAACCGCCGAGCCGGCCTCCGAAGAGACGCCAACCGCCACCCGAAGCCGCTCAACCAACGCCCTCCCCAACAGCCCCGCATCCGCCGCCCCAGAACCCCGAACCGCCCCCTCCACCACAGGCAAACGACGCCAAGGCTCCGGAACCGCCCCCTCCACCAGCAGCAGCGCCCCGGGATACATCCCCACCCCGACCTCCACCGCCGCCCCGAAGTCGATCAGATGCAGCCCACCCTCATCGAGCACAAAGGCAACCTGCTCCAACCCGGCCTCGCGCAACGCCCCCATCACCCGCTGAGCCGCCGCGAACTCCACCTTCCACCGGCGCTCAGCAACCGGCACACTCCACGACCCCCGCCCGACATACCCCGCCACGAAGTCGCCATCGGAATGCATCAACTCGACCAGCGGCGCCCAGGTCGCAAAGTCATAGATCAAGGCCATCGCCGAATTATCACGGATGCAGCGCCGGACTGAGCAGCCGCAGCGCCGCCGCCACGGTCTCCGCCATGGCGCTGCGCGCCGGGGTCAGATACCGCCGCGGATCCACCAGATCCGGCCGGTCCCCGAGGGTCGCCCGAACCGCCCCGGTGAACGCCGTGTTCAACGCCGTCCCAATATTGATCTTCACCATCCCACCCCGGACAGCCGCGCTCAGTTCGTCATCGGGAACGCCGGACGACCCGTGCAGCACCAGCGGCACCCCCACCGCGTCCCGCAGCCGCACGATCAGCCCCTGGTCCAGCCGCGCGGTCCGATCGATCATCGCGTGCGACGACCCGACCGCGACCGCGAGCGCGTCCACCCCGGTCGCCGCGACGTAGGCCGCCGCCTCGGCCGGATCGGTCCGCACCCCGGGCGCGTGCGCCCCGTCCTTGCCACCGACCTCCCCGAGCTCGCTCTCCACCCAAAGACCGGCGGCATGGCAGGCTGCGGCGACACTCGCGGTCAGAGCAACATTTTCGCCGTACGGCCGTTTCGACGCATCGAACATCACCGACCCGAACCCGTTCGGCGCCGCCTCGTCCAACAGTTCCCTCGACTCGACGTGATCGAGGTGCAGGGCGACCGGCACGCCCGCGGCCATCGCGACGGCCCGCGCCGCGGCGGCGATCGGCGCCAGCCGCCCGTGGTGGAAGCGCACCGCGTTCTCACTGATCTGCAGAATCACCGGGCAGCCGGCCGCCTCCGCCCCGGTCACGATCGCCTCGGCATGCTCGACGGTGATCACGTTGAACGCGCACGCCGCTCCCCCACGAGCCCGCACGTCCGCGACCAGTTCCCCGGTCGGCGTCAGCATCCGGCACGATCCGAGCCGAGCAGGGATCCCGGCCGGGCGGCAGCGGCCCCGGCCGACACGAGCATCTCCTGGTAGACGGCCGGATCGAAGGCCCCGGCCACCGGGCTGGCCACCGCGGCCGCCCCCAGCGCCACCGCATCCACCAGCAGCGACGGCCACGCCGTCCGATCCCGGAGCCCCCGAGCCAGCGCGGCCGCGCACGCGTCCCCGGCCCCGGTCGGGTTCCCGGCCACCGGCACCGGCGGCGCGCACCGGAACTCCGCGTCCGGCGTGATCGCCCGCAGTCCGGCCACCCCGTCGGTGACGACGACGGCTCCACTGGTCAACGCTCGCAACGCACCCACATCCCAGTCAGGAATCAGCGCGGCGAGTTCCGACGCGTTCGGTTTGGTGACGGCCGGGCCGGCGGCCAGACCTTCCCGCAGGGCGGGGCCGCTCGTGTCGAGCAGCACCGGCACCCCGGCTTCGGTGGCGGCACGGGTCAGTACGCCGTACGCGTCAATCGGTAGTCCCGGCGGAAGCGAACCGCAGAGGGTGACCACCGAGGCGCGGCCGATCAGGCCGCGGAAGTGGTCCACGAACCGCAACCA encodes:
- a CDS encoding SMI1/KNR4 family protein, which translates into the protein MALIYDFATWAPLVELMHSDGDFVAGYVGRGSWSVPVAERRWKVEFAAAQRVMGALREAGLEQVAFVLDEGGLHLIDFGAAVEVGVGMYPGALLLVEGAVPEPWRRLPVVEGAVRGSGAADAGLLGRALVERLRVAVGVSSEAGSAVGVSSEAGSAVGVSSEAGSAVGGSLEADLGDLGGAGGALVGASASEIAAVEERLGVVLPAELKAIYQVYRGQDPVEGLEASARVASVMGFELLSIDDVYVADAASRPCPWVFAASEAVVTGPDAAVQGVAGSPGWIAFAGNGGGDRYAIDLTPGPGGHLGQVILISHEEYVGASLVADSLTELIVHGRKRAESRAGVDLAPVVATVNYASVNGVEGVVHPDLEVLTIGVWKGEPIRLAPVVGLPRLRTLSAYPGTLADPLEITRLTDLEFLELGPEDWRVLLDAGAVPRTLKAAAINARNRHPLMIMELANELLALWNRPPMTRTVVATS
- a CDS encoding class II fructose-bisphosphate aldolase, with translation MLTPTGELVADVRARGGAACAFNVITVEHAEAIVTGAEAAGCPVILQISENAVRFHHGRLAPIAAAARAVAMAAGVPVALHLDHVESRELLDEAAPNGFGSVMFDASKRPYGENVALTASVAAACHAAGLWVESELGEVGGKDGAHAPGVRTDPAEAAAYVAATGVDALAVAVGSSHAMIDRTARLDQGLIVRLRDAVGVPLVLHGSSGVPDDELSAAVRGGMVKINIGTALNTAFTGAVRATLGDRPDLVDPRRYLTPARSAMAETVAAALRLLSPALHP
- a CDS encoding 1-phosphofructokinase family hexose kinase, which codes for MIVTVTLNPALDLTYPVDALVPHHTHRVTAVSERAGGKGLNVARVLHALGEPVLATGLLGGPTGGVVAGLLDAEGVPASFSPITGGTRRTVAVVDREDATGFWEPGPIVSPAEWLRFVDHFRGLIGRASVVTLCGSLPPGLPIDAYGVLTRAATEAGVPVLLDTSGPALREGLAAGPAVTKPNASELAALIPDWDVGALRALTSGAVVVTDGVAGLRAITPDAEFRCAPPVPVAGNPTGAGDACAAALARGLRDRTAWPSLLVDAVALGAAAVASPVAGAFDPAVYQEMLVSAGAAAARPGSLLGSDRAGC